In Nostoc sp. GT001, a genomic segment contains:
- a CDS encoding Rieske 2Fe-2S domain-containing protein, producing MSLETETLQATPPTSTFEKLEEKQEFNWRQCWYPVTFVQDLPANRPHSFSLYDEPLVLFKNKDGQFICLADRCPHRTAKLSEGQIIDGKIECLYHGWQFGSDGQCLHIPQLATDAKIPVNACVPSFKVVERQGMIWVWAGEKETAVDEIIPTLPDLDKSGFVCADFTLDLPYDQTYLVENVIDPAHVAISHNSTRGGGNRKNAQPLEMEVLENSAQGIKGRWRGANKSNEAWKYVDFVAPSLVLNTAYIEKKDWTFGLALYSIPLGKGRCRLLARGYRNFMTWGVKLRPRWLDHLNTNKILEQDLPLIAGQQAEIERLGRSLKELYLPLKTSDTLVIEYRKWLDKFGSSLPFYHGYSTFKNVENDELNSKPILLDRFSRHTLICSSCNRAYQVTNRVKQGCIGVAIALAAIAILADDFRIKIAAISVSIAAIVISVMAHTLKTHFEHSYTRH from the coding sequence ATGTCATTAGAAACAGAAACACTACAGGCGACACCACCAACTTCTACTTTTGAGAAACTAGAGGAAAAGCAAGAATTTAACTGGAGGCAATGCTGGTATCCCGTCACCTTTGTACAAGACTTGCCTGCCAACCGCCCTCATAGCTTTTCCTTGTACGATGAACCTTTGGTTTTGTTCAAAAACAAAGATGGACAATTTATCTGTTTAGCAGATCGTTGTCCTCACCGTACAGCGAAACTTTCTGAAGGACAAATTATTGACGGCAAAATTGAGTGCTTATATCACGGTTGGCAGTTTGGCAGTGATGGCCAATGTCTGCACATTCCCCAATTAGCAACAGATGCAAAAATTCCAGTCAATGCTTGCGTGCCATCCTTTAAAGTTGTGGAACGCCAAGGTATGATTTGGGTATGGGCTGGCGAAAAAGAAACTGCTGTTGATGAAATTATTCCAACTTTGCCAGATTTAGATAAGTCAGGATTTGTGTGTGCAGACTTTACATTGGATCTGCCTTATGACCAAACATATCTAGTAGAAAATGTTATCGATCCAGCTCATGTTGCTATTAGCCATAATAGCACTAGAGGGGGTGGTAATCGTAAAAATGCTCAACCGCTAGAAATGGAAGTGCTAGAGAATTCGGCTCAGGGGATTAAAGGCAGGTGGCGGGGAGCTAACAAATCAAATGAAGCCTGGAAGTATGTTGATTTTGTTGCTCCAAGTCTTGTGCTAAACACTGCTTATATTGAAAAAAAAGATTGGACATTTGGACTAGCTTTGTATTCAATTCCTTTAGGTAAAGGGCGATGCCGTCTTTTAGCTAGAGGTTATCGTAATTTCATGACTTGGGGAGTTAAGCTGAGGCCGCGCTGGCTGGATCACTTGAATACGAACAAAATATTGGAGCAGGATTTGCCTCTAATTGCGGGACAACAAGCAGAAATTGAGCGCTTAGGAAGAAGTCTCAAAGAATTATATTTGCCGCTGAAAACATCTGACACATTAGTGATTGAGTACCGCAAGTGGCTAGATAAATTTGGGTCATCTTTGCCTTTTTATCATGGCTATTCTACATTTAAAAATGTTGAGAATGACGAGTTGAATTCAAAGCCAATTTTGCTAGACAGATTTTCACGACACACACTTATTTGTAGTTCTTGCAATCGAGCTTATCAAGTTACAAATAGGGTTAAACAAGGTTGTATAGGAGTAGCGATCGCTCTAGCGGCTATAGCAATACTTGCAGATGATTTTAGAATCAAAATCGCAGCAATATCGGTTTCCATAGCAGCAATTGTCATCTCTGTTATGGCTCATACACTCAAAACTCACTTTGAGCATTCCTACACTCGTCACTAA
- a CDS encoding radical SAM protein — translation MYTISNNKIDTGRYCEINVVHHCNLSCRACTHLSPGVAKYIADPQKIYSDLSILSKFYIPRGVKLVGGEPLLHPNIIQIIEAVRASGITKFVKMVTNGHLLSKVPDLFWEKIDAIEISLYPSKTINPETLKTFKQKAKDSKTILESYYWDDFRESYSELGTENTELVQKIYSTCAVAHIWRSHTVSEGYLYKCPQAVFIPKVIKKQNLQNDGIKITDSGDFFGKLLAYLKSEEPLKSCSHCLGCVGKRFTHEQVNPKLWRSPQQLTSEELVDLDYLSFLEKQPSQAKACHRKVSLLEKITKIKTRLFNINYRR, via the coding sequence ATGTACACTATATCAAACAATAAAATTGATACAGGAAGATATTGTGAAATTAATGTAGTGCATCATTGTAATTTATCATGCCGTGCTTGTACTCATTTATCCCCAGGTGTTGCCAAATATATTGCTGATCCACAAAAGATATACAGTGATCTTTCTATTTTATCCAAATTCTATATTCCACGAGGAGTTAAATTAGTTGGGGGAGAACCTTTACTACATCCGAATATAATTCAAATAATTGAAGCAGTTCGGGCATCAGGCATAACTAAGTTTGTTAAAATGGTAACGAACGGTCATTTACTTTCAAAAGTACCGGATCTGTTTTGGGAAAAAATTGATGCTATAGAAATTTCACTTTATCCAAGTAAAACCATAAATCCTGAAACTTTAAAAACATTCAAACAAAAAGCTAAAGACTCTAAAACAATTTTAGAATCTTATTATTGGGATGACTTCCGCGAATCTTATTCTGAATTAGGCACGGAAAATACAGAATTAGTCCAAAAAATTTATTCAACTTGCGCTGTAGCTCATATTTGGCGCTCTCATACTGTTTCAGAAGGATATTTGTATAAATGCCCCCAAGCGGTGTTTATTCCGAAAGTTATTAAAAAACAAAATCTCCAAAATGACGGAATTAAAATTACTGACTCTGGAGATTTTTTTGGAAAATTATTAGCTTACTTAAAGTCGGAAGAACCTTTAAAATCTTGTTCTCATTGCTTAGGTTGTGTAGGAAAAAGATTTACCCATGAGCAAGTGAATCCTAAGCTATGGCGCTCTCCGCAACAGTTGACATCTGAAGAACTTGTTGATTTAGATTATTTAAGCTTTTTAGAAAAACAACCATCTCAAGCAAAAGCCTGCCATAGGAAAGTTTCTTTATTGGAAAAAATTACTAAAATAAAAACTAGGCTATTCAATATAAATTATCGCAGGTAA
- a CDS encoding Lin0512 family protein, with amino-acid sequence MARKRLIIEMGMGIDQHGQEPTVAASRAVRNAIAHNALPGVWEVAGLSHPNEMIIEVQVAVPYPEQVREEEVLAVLPFGRKTLTVESGGMIVQGRAIPELNDKNDEMLIAIAAVTVIIEN; translated from the coding sequence ATGGCGCGTAAACGCTTGATTATCGAGATGGGGATGGGAATAGATCAGCATGGACAAGAACCAACAGTAGCAGCATCTAGGGCAGTACGTAATGCGATCGCTCACAATGCTTTACCTGGTGTTTGGGAAGTCGCAGGTTTAAGTCATCCCAATGAAATGATTATAGAGGTTCAGGTGGCAGTGCCATATCCAGAACAAGTTAGAGAAGAAGAAGTACTCGCTGTATTACCATTTGGGCGAAAAACCCTCACGGTAGAATCTGGAGGGATGATCGTTCAAGGGCGGGCGATTCCCGAACTCAATGATAAAAATGACGAAATGTTAATTGCGATCGCTGCTGTTACAGTTATAATTGAAAATTGA
- a CDS encoding cyclic nucleotide-binding domain-containing protein: protein MLSPVITVSIFQKQPDPKAFSAGQVIFEEGQSGDEMYGIIEGEVDILVNGKVVETIETGEIFGAGVLVGVKSRTYAAIAKVDTKLGFLDEQGFLFAVQETPVFALQVMKSYSERLSRLQRMV from the coding sequence ATGCTAAGTCCTGTAATCACAGTCAGTATATTTCAAAAACAACCCGACCCTAAAGCATTTTCAGCAGGCCAAGTCATCTTTGAAGAAGGACAGTCTGGTGATGAAATGTATGGAATTATCGAAGGAGAGGTAGATATATTAGTTAATGGCAAAGTTGTAGAAACCATTGAAACAGGCGAAATTTTTGGTGCAGGGGTACTTGTAGGAGTCAAAAGTAGAACTTACGCAGCTATTGCCAAGGTGGATACCAAGCTGGGTTTTCTTGATGAGCAAGGGTTTCTCTTTGCTGTTCAGGAAACACCCGTGTTTGCTCTACAGGTGATGAAAAGTTACTCAGAGCGTCTGAGTCGCTTGCAACGTATGGTGTAA
- a CDS encoding universal stress protein — protein sequence MFQKILVALDTSTSNRSVFEKALALAEVLQANLTLLHVLSPEEEGSPDISLLASSEYYVGLGMSTEILEMQQKQWKKFLNQGLEMLRSLADEAISTGISTEFYQKPGSPGRIICEFARNGKFDLIVIGRRGRSGLSELFLGSVSNYVLHHASCSVLTVQHPLSTSKTETAQLEKVTPSI from the coding sequence ATGTTTCAAAAAATATTGGTTGCATTAGATACATCAACTAGCAATAGGAGTGTGTTTGAGAAAGCACTTGCCTTAGCGGAGGTTTTACAAGCTAACTTGACGTTGTTGCACGTACTATCACCAGAAGAAGAAGGAAGCCCAGATATTTCTTTACTGGCTAGCTCTGAATATTATGTGGGGCTAGGAATGAGTACCGAAATTTTGGAGATGCAGCAAAAGCAGTGGAAAAAGTTCCTTAATCAGGGACTAGAGATGTTGCGATCGCTTGCAGATGAAGCAATTAGTACTGGTATTAGTACTGAATTTTATCAAAAACCAGGTAGCCCTGGACGCATTATCTGTGAATTTGCCCGTAATGGCAAATTTGACTTAATTGTAATCGGGCGTAGGGGTCGCTCTGGTCTGTCTGAGTTGTTTTTAGGTAGTGTCAGCAATTATGTCCTTCACCATGCCTCTTGTTCAGTCTTGACTGTACAGCATCCTCTTAGTACAAGTAAAACTGAAACTGCACAGCTAGAGAAAGTAACACCATCCATCTAA
- the ileS gene encoding isoleucine--tRNA ligase: MTESGSYKDTVNLPKTNFDMRANAIKREPEIQKFWEENKIYDRLFENNPGELFILHDGPPYANGSLHIGHALNKILKDIINRYQMLQGRKVRYVPGWDCHGLPIELKVLQNMKSAERQNLTSLQLRQKAKEFGLATVDNQRQNFKRYGIWGDWENPYLTLKPEYEAAQIGVFGQMFLKGYIYRGLKPVHWSPSSKTALAEAELEYPEGHVSRSIYAAFAITSLAETVKPLLAEYQSDLGVAIWTTTPWTIPGNLAVAVNADLNYAVVEVEPHPPTPSPQAGRGSEEVASASLLTKRGTEGVRFRYLIVAADLVERLSSTLGVELTVKATFKGNDLEHTTYRHPLYDRESPIVVGGDYITTESGTGLVHTAPGHGQEDYIVGQRYGLPILAPVDDNGNFTEEAGQFAGLNVLGDGNQAVIDALAAAGSLLKEEPYPHKYPYDWRTKKPTIFRATEQWFASVEGFREEALKAIATVKWIPAQGENRITPMVAERSDWCISRQRAWGVPIPVFYDEATGEPLLNEEIINHVQGIIAEKGSDAWWELSVEELLPESYRNNGKSYRRGTDTMDVWFDSGSSWAAVVQQRPELRYPADIYLEGSDQHRGWFQSSLLTSVAVNDIAPYKTVLTHGFALDEQGRKMSKSEGNVVDPNTIIEGGKNQKVEPPYGADVLRLWVSSVDYSGDVRIGKNIIKQMNDVRGKIRNTARFLLGSLDDFDPEKDAVPFEELPELDRYMLHRITEVFEEVTQAFESFQFFRFFQTVQNFCVVDLSNFYLDVAKDRLYISAKDAFRRRSCQTVLKIALDNLARAIAPVLSHTAEDIWQYLPYKTPYKSVFEASWVQVEEKWRNPDLAEFWETLRQLRTDVNKVLEQARIEKLIGSSLEAKALIHIPHKQLGDAIKAFNPVKGNGIDELRYLLLTSQVELLDSAQGLQGLEYTAQTEDWTIGVVKADGQKCDRCWNYSTHVGESAKHPLICERCVAALAGEF; encoded by the coding sequence GTGACCGAATCAGGAAGTTACAAAGATACTGTAAACCTACCCAAGACTAATTTTGATATGCGGGCAAACGCCATCAAGCGCGAGCCGGAAATCCAAAAATTTTGGGAAGAAAATAAAATTTACGATCGCCTCTTTGAAAATAACCCCGGCGAATTATTTATACTGCACGATGGGCCTCCCTACGCTAATGGCTCACTCCATATTGGTCATGCCTTAAATAAAATTCTCAAAGATATTATTAACCGCTACCAAATGTTACAAGGGCGTAAAGTTCGCTACGTCCCTGGTTGGGATTGTCACGGATTGCCAATTGAGTTAAAAGTTTTGCAGAACATGAAGTCAGCAGAACGGCAAAATTTAACGTCTTTACAACTGCGGCAGAAAGCGAAAGAATTTGGACTAGCGACGGTAGATAACCAGCGCCAAAATTTTAAACGCTACGGTATTTGGGGTGATTGGGAAAACCCTTATCTAACTTTGAAGCCGGAATATGAAGCGGCTCAAATTGGCGTGTTTGGTCAGATGTTCTTAAAAGGCTACATCTATCGCGGTTTAAAGCCGGTTCACTGGAGTCCCAGTTCTAAAACTGCTTTGGCTGAAGCTGAGTTGGAATATCCTGAAGGTCATGTTTCTCGTAGTATCTATGCAGCTTTTGCAATCACAAGTTTGGCGGAAACTGTAAAACCACTGTTGGCGGAATATCAGTCAGATTTGGGCGTGGCTATCTGGACGACTACACCTTGGACAATTCCAGGGAATTTGGCGGTGGCGGTAAATGCAGATTTGAATTATGCAGTGGTGGAAGTAGAACCCCACCCTCCAACCCCCTCCCCGCAAGCAGGGAGGGGGAGTGAGGAAGTAGCTTCCGCCTCTCTGTTAACGAAGAGGGGGACTGAGGGGGTGAGGTTCCGCTATCTCATTGTTGCTGCTGATTTAGTGGAACGTTTATCTTCAACGTTGGGAGTTGAATTAACTGTAAAAGCCACATTCAAAGGGAATGATTTAGAACATACTACTTATCGTCATCCTCTATATGACCGCGAAAGTCCGATTGTTGTCGGCGGTGATTACATCACTACTGAATCGGGTACTGGGTTGGTACATACTGCACCGGGTCATGGTCAAGAAGACTACATTGTTGGTCAACGCTACGGTTTACCCATCCTTGCACCAGTGGATGACAATGGCAATTTTACCGAAGAAGCGGGACAATTTGCGGGGTTGAATGTGCTGGGTGATGGGAATCAAGCGGTGATTGATGCACTGGCTGCGGCTGGTTCTTTGTTGAAGGAAGAACCATATCCCCACAAATATCCTTATGATTGGCGGACGAAGAAGCCAACAATTTTCCGCGCCACTGAACAATGGTTTGCTTCTGTGGAAGGATTTAGAGAAGAAGCATTGAAGGCGATCGCCACGGTAAAATGGATTCCAGCCCAAGGTGAAAATCGCATCACGCCAATGGTGGCGGAACGTTCCGATTGGTGTATCTCTCGTCAACGCGCTTGGGGTGTACCCATTCCCGTTTTCTACGACGAAGCCACGGGAGAACCACTGCTGAATGAAGAAATTATCAACCACGTCCAAGGAATCATCGCTGAAAAAGGTTCCGATGCTTGGTGGGAACTTTCAGTTGAGGAATTATTACCAGAATCTTATCGTAATAATGGCAAGTCGTACCGCCGGGGTACAGACACAATGGATGTATGGTTTGATTCTGGCTCATCTTGGGCAGCTGTAGTTCAACAGCGTCCAGAGTTACGCTACCCTGCTGATATATATTTGGAAGGTTCCGACCAACATCGCGGTTGGTTTCAGTCAAGTTTGCTCACCAGTGTAGCGGTAAATGACATTGCACCTTACAAAACTGTGCTAACTCACGGCTTCGCTTTGGACGAACAAGGGCGAAAAATGAGCAAGTCAGAAGGAAATGTGGTCGATCCAAATACAATCATTGAAGGCGGCAAAAATCAAAAAGTAGAACCGCCTTACGGTGCAGATGTATTGCGATTGTGGGTATCATCGGTTGACTACTCCGGCGATGTCCGCATTGGCAAAAACATCATTAAGCAAATGAATGATGTTAGGGGTAAAATTCGTAATACGGCGCGGTTTTTGTTGGGTAGCTTGGATGATTTTGACCCGGAAAAAGATGCAGTTCCCTTCGAGGAATTGCCCGAACTTGACCGTTATATGCTGCACCGCATCACCGAAGTATTTGAAGAAGTCACTCAAGCTTTTGAGAGTTTCCAATTCTTCCGCTTTTTCCAAACAGTGCAGAATTTCTGCGTGGTGGATTTATCCAACTTTTATTTAGATGTTGCCAAAGACAGGCTGTACATCAGTGCAAAAGATGCTTTCCGCCGTCGCAGTTGTCAAACGGTGCTGAAAATAGCTTTAGATAATTTAGCACGAGCGATCGCACCAGTGTTATCTCACACTGCCGAAGATATCTGGCAATATCTCCCTTACAAAACACCTTACAAATCAGTGTTTGAAGCCAGTTGGGTGCAGGTTGAAGAAAAATGGCGTAATCCAGATTTAGCAGAATTTTGGGAAACACTGCGACAACTCCGTACCGATGTTAATAAGGTGTTGGAACAAGCCAGGATAGAAAAACTCATTGGTTCTTCCCTGGAGGCGAAAGCTTTGATTCATATCCCTCACAAACAATTAGGTGATGCTATCAAAGCCTTTAACCCAGTTAAGGGTAACGGGATTGACGAACTGCGGTATTTATTGCTGACTTCCCAGGTGGAATTATTAGATTCTGCTCAAGGGTTGCAAGGATTAGAATATACAGCACAGACAGAAGACTGGACAATTGGTGTAGTAAAAGCAGATGGGCAAAAATGCGATCGCTGTTGGAACTACTCTACTCATGTGGGAGAATCAGCAAAACATCCCCTAATTTGCGAACGATGCGTTGCAGCCTTAGCTGGAGAGTTTTAA
- a CDS encoding mannose-1-phosphate guanyltransferase: protein MRAVLMAGGSGTRLRPLTCDLPKPMVPILNRPIAEHIINLLKRHQITEVIATLHYLPDVLRDYFQDGSDFGVQMTYAVEEDQPLGTAGCVKNIAELLDETFLVISGDSITDFDLTAAIAFHKQNKSKATLILTRVPNPIEFGVVITDEEGRIRRFLEKPSSSEIFSDTVNTGTYILEPEVLEYLPANVECDFSKDLFPLLLAKDEPMYGYIAQGYWCDVGHLDAYREAQYDALDRKVNLDFAYKEVSHELWVGQNTYIDQTAVIETPAVIGDNCRIGARVQIEAGTVIGDNVTIGADANLKRPIVWNGAFIGDEAHLSACVISRGTRVDRRAHVLEAAVVGSLSTVGEEAQISPGVRVWPSKKIESGAVLNINLIWGNTAQRNLFGQRGVQGLANIDITPEFAVKLGSAYGSTLKPGSKVTVSRDQRNVSRMVTRSLIAGLMSVGIDIQNLDATAIPIARTVIPTMSVAGGIHVRVHPDRPDYILIEFMDAKGINITKALEKKIEGAYFKEDMRRALIHEIGDVSYPSQVMERYCTAFEKLLHVHTLRNSRAKVVIDYVYAVSGAVLPQMLDKFGADAVVLNASVNKSAMSITDREGLLTQLGHVVEALKANFGVQVSANGEQLILVDESGYPIRGEILTALMVDMILTANPRGTVVVPVHASSAIEQVARRHDGRVIRTKANPTALMEACQKNPNVVLGGSGETGFIFPQLHPGFDSMFCIAKIIEMLTIQERSLAAARSELPRVIHKTYTVRCPWTAKGALMRYLVETHPAQNLELIDGVKICQPYDDSWLLVLPDASEPLVHLYANSNDREWVDETVRNYRTRVQSFVERQQEYQPTEV from the coding sequence ATGCGTGCAGTACTGATGGCAGGGGGTTCGGGAACGCGGCTTCGCCCGTTAACTTGCGATTTGCCGAAACCGATGGTGCCGATTCTAAATCGACCAATTGCCGAACATATTATTAATCTCCTCAAACGACATCAAATTACAGAAGTTATTGCAACATTGCATTATTTACCTGATGTCTTGCGAGACTATTTTCAAGATGGCAGCGATTTTGGCGTGCAGATGACTTATGCTGTCGAAGAAGATCAGCCTTTAGGTACAGCTGGCTGTGTGAAAAACATTGCCGAACTTCTGGATGAAACTTTTTTAGTCATTAGCGGTGATAGCATAACAGATTTTGACCTGACGGCTGCGATCGCATTTCACAAACAAAATAAGTCAAAAGCTACTTTGATTTTAACCAGGGTTCCCAACCCGATTGAATTTGGAGTGGTGATTACCGATGAGGAAGGACGGATTCGGCGATTTTTAGAAAAACCCTCTAGTAGTGAAATTTTTTCTGATACCGTTAACACTGGTACTTACATTCTCGAACCAGAAGTTTTGGAATATCTGCCAGCAAATGTTGAATGTGACTTTTCCAAAGACTTATTCCCCTTACTACTAGCAAAAGATGAGCCAATGTATGGTTACATTGCTCAAGGTTACTGGTGTGATGTCGGTCACTTAGATGCCTATCGTGAGGCTCAGTATGACGCCTTAGACCGGAAAGTAAATCTCGATTTTGCCTACAAAGAGGTTTCTCATGAGTTATGGGTAGGCCAAAATACTTATATTGACCAGACGGCTGTGATTGAAACCCCAGCAGTAATTGGTGACAATTGCCGCATCGGGGCAAGAGTCCAAATTGAGGCAGGAACCGTAATTGGGGATAATGTCACTATTGGTGCTGATGCTAATCTCAAACGTCCCATCGTGTGGAATGGGGCATTCATTGGCGATGAAGCACATCTTTCTGCCTGTGTGATTTCCCGTGGCACTCGTGTAGATCGCCGCGCCCATGTATTAGAAGCTGCTGTTGTGGGTTCGCTTTCCACAGTGGGAGAAGAAGCCCAAATTAGCCCCGGCGTGCGCGTTTGGCCCAGTAAAAAGATTGAATCAGGGGCAGTTTTAAACATTAACTTGATTTGGGGAAACACCGCCCAACGGAATTTATTTGGGCAACGTGGTGTCCAAGGATTAGCTAATATCGACATCACCCCAGAATTCGCTGTGAAATTGGGATCTGCTTACGGTTCAACTTTGAAACCTGGTTCTAAAGTAACGGTTTCCCGCGACCAGCGTAATGTTTCTCGGATGGTGACGCGATCGCTGATTGCTGGTTTAATGTCTGTAGGTATTGATATTCAAAATCTCGATGCCACAGCTATCCCCATTGCCCGCACAGTTATACCCACAATGTCGGTAGCTGGTGGTATCCACGTCCGGGTACATCCCGATCGCCCTGATTACATTCTAATTGAATTCATGGATGCTAAGGGCATTAATATCACCAAAGCCCTGGAAAAGAAAATCGAAGGGGCTTACTTTAAGGAGGATATGCGGCGGGCGCTAATTCATGAAATTGGCGATGTGTCTTATCCTAGCCAAGTCATGGAGCGGTACTGCACTGCTTTTGAAAAACTTTTGCATGTGCATACACTCCGCAACAGCCGCGCCAAAGTGGTGATTGATTATGTTTATGCGGTATCAGGGGCAGTTTTACCCCAAATGTTGGATAAATTTGGCGCTGATGCCGTGGTATTGAATGCCAGTGTCAATAAAAGTGCGATGTCAATCACCGATCGCGAAGGATTGCTGACTCAGTTAGGTCATGTAGTGGAGGCATTGAAAGCTAACTTTGGGGTGCAAGTATCCGCTAATGGAGAACAGCTAATTTTAGTTGATGAATCAGGCTACCCAATTCGTGGAGAAATTTTAACAGCACTGATGGTAGACATGATATTAACCGCTAACCCCAGAGGGACAGTAGTTGTACCAGTTCATGCTTCCAGTGCGATTGAACAAGTTGCCCGTCGCCATGATGGTAGAGTGATTCGCACTAAAGCCAACCCGACAGCTTTAATGGAAGCTTGTCAGAAAAACCCGAATGTGGTGCTAGGAGGTAGTGGAGAAACTGGTTTTATTTTCCCGCAACTGCATCCGGGATTTGATTCCATGTTCTGCATTGCGAAGATCATTGAGATGTTGACTATCCAAGAGCGATCGCTTGCTGCGGCGCGGTCAGAATTGCCCCGTGTAATTCACAAAACTTATACAGTCCGTTGCCCGTGGACAGCTAAGGGTGCTTTGATGCGTTACTTGGTAGAAACTCACCCAGCCCAAAATCTAGAATTAATTGATGGAGTAAAAATTTGTCAACCCTACGATGACAGTTGGCTGTTAGTTTTACCAGATGCCAGCGAACCACTGGTGCATTTGTATGCAAATAGCAACGATCGCGAATGGGTAGATGAGACTGTGAGAAACTACCGCACCCGTGTTCAGTCGTTTGTAGAAAGACAACAAGAATATCAACCAACCGAAGTGTAA